A stretch of the Aspergillus puulaauensis MK2 DNA, chromosome 6, nearly complete sequence genome encodes the following:
- a CDS encoding S1 family peptidase (COG:S;~EggNog:ENOG410PP26;~InterPro:IPR009003;~PFAM:PF13365) yields the protein MTRALRSATRHETTADSKNPAFTEGSTEPTHHRTISNRATTVPPSQKTLHGLGPADSRILRKKQHRLRLEKARLAKTAASYGNHITTALQATYIFAQHEAGTAVCVDSQGWILSCSHCFGESEAEWRGNRYKWLLGYTGTAVQVECCFWDGRRDLALARVVCVETVETDDVDMDEFVSIPLHSSTSSSVYGRTDIVCIGQPGADDLESETPQATDYDLIEISEGRLRGLVPHADPHDNSEIGSLKHDAWTYWGHSGAPLVCVRTGELLGLHSSWDDQTAMRHGVPLVAVREFLGLNLPGFEAMGEDDG from the coding sequence ATGACTCGAGCACTCCGATCCGCTACGCGTCACGAAACTACCGCTGACTCCAAGAATCCTGCGTTCACAGAAGGATCGACCGAACCAACCCACCACAGAACCATTTCAAACAGGGCGACCACAGTCCCCCCAAGCCAAAAGACCCTTCACGGCCTTGGCCCTGCAGATTCTCGCATACTGCGGAAGAAACAACATCGCCTGCGGCTAGAAAAGGCCAGGTTAGCCAAAACAGCCGCGTCGTACGGGAACCACATCACCACCGCACTTCAGGCAACGTATATCTTCGCGCAGCACGAGGCCGGGACAGCCGTTTGTGTTGACTCTCAGGGATGGATTCTCAGCTGCTCGCATTGCTTCGGAGAGTCGGAGGCCGAGTGGCGTGGGAATCGGTATAAGTGGCTGCTTGGTTATACCGGCACGGCTGTGCAGGTTGAATGTTGCTTTTGGGATGGGAGGAGGGATCTTGCTCTTGCTAGGGTTGTTTGTGTTGAAACTGTTGAAACTGATGATGTGGATATGGACGAGTTTGTGTCTATCCCGCTGCATTCGTCTACCTCGTCAAGTGTTTACGGCCGGACGGATATCGTGTGTATCGGCCAGCCAGGTGCGGATGACCTTGAGTCGGAGACCCCTCAGGCAACGGATTATGATCTGATTGAGATATCGGAGGGGAGGCTGCGAGGGCTAGTTCCTCACGCTGACCCGCATGATAATTCGGAGATCGGGAGCCTGAAGCATGATGCGTGGACGTATTGGGGCCATTCGGGGGCGCCGTTGGTTTGTGTCCGGACTGGCGAGTTGCTGGGGCTGCATTCATCTTGGGATGATCAGACCGCGATGAGACATGGGGTGCCGCTTGTCGCCGTTAGAGAGTTTCTGGGATTGAACCTCCCTGGATTTGAAGCTatgggtgaggatgatgggtaG
- a CDS encoding SMP-30/gluconolactonase/LRE family protein (COG:P,T;~EggNog:ENOG410PJ7W;~InterPro:IPR011042,IPR005511,IPR013658;~PFAM:PF08450) yields MAERVRAFIAPHTQLAESPVYREADNTLHYVDVLGQRITILNLSDLHRCTIDCPEPVTFLAFHKDGGYIVCSFSSIVRVSDDGTWRIMMRVVEDTTIERLNDGGIDSQGRLWVGSIDRVGETIPKLSGETTNHQGKGSIYRYELDGTLSIPQDGGVIAGNGLCWSPDNRTMYHVDSYRNCIWAYAFDAAAGTIRNRTIVVQRRVDEGEADGLLVDRSGNLYTFIWEGGCVLRYSGTTGEILQKWDLNATRVTHGAWIGPEYTNLLVTTAKSDDELPAWEGEEGGGLFCITGCKSAGLRKKLFGV; encoded by the exons ATGGCTGAGCGAGTCCGCGCGTTCATTGCACCTCACACCCAATTAGCAGAATCGCCTGTCTATCGCGAGGCAGACAACACCCTGCACTACGTTGATGTTTTGGGGCAAAGGATCACTATTCTCAACCTCAGTGACTTGCATCGGTGCACAATTGACTGTCCAGAGCCGGTCACATTTCTCGCATTCCATAAGGACGGGGGCTACATTGTCTGCTCGTTCTCGTCTATTGTGCGAGTGTCGGACGACGGTACATGGAGAATTATGATGCGGGTTGTTGAGGACACGACAATAGAGCGTCTTAACGACGGTGGCATTGACTCTCAGGGAAGACTATGGGTAGGCAGTATTGATAGGGTTGGAGA aaccaTACCAAAGCTATCCGGTGAAACAACCAACCATCAGGGCAAAGGATCTATCTATCGATATGAGCTGGATGGCACGCTATCCATCCCCCAAGACGGCGGAGTGATTGCCGGAAACGGGCTGTGCTGGTCGCCCGACAACAGGACGATGTATCACGTAGACTCCTACCGCAAT TGCATTTGGGCGTACGCATTTGACGCCGCGGCGGGTACAATAAGAAACAGAACGATTGTGGTGCAGCGGAGAGtggacgaaggcgaagcaGACGGCCTGCTGGTTGACCGTAGTGGCAATCTATATACCTTCATCTGGGAGGGTGGATGTGTGCTGAGATACAGCGGCACTACTGGCGAGATTCTTCAGAAGTGGGATCTAAATGCGACGAGAGTCACTCATGGCGCATGGATCGGACCAGAGTACACCAATCTACTCGTTACTACGGCCAAGAGCGACGACGAGCTCCCAGCctgggagggagaagagggtggCGGTCTATTTTGTATCACGGGCTGTAAAAGCGCTGGGCTGCGCAAAAAGTTGTTTGGAGTGTAG
- a CDS encoding PTD012 family protein (COG:S;~EggNog:ENOG410PN0U;~InterPro:IPR015021;~PFAM:PF08925;~go_component: GO:0005634 - nucleus [Evidence IEA]) has translation METTRLELTPPPLHDIAAVLQCALRKNYTTASSTVIKCPDLRQPPFNLACEGLCGSEVIADIGGQAHLFPQPRLDKNYSLIECAKAMGMTPEKGSLIGTGAGPHHDGFDNVNNLTRSARLSITNSTETQGRAISAAESGPVVCPCSSTAEFSLMMNVYGSQGLPGDVVRVTARGRRGSIASFSECIRRALRAGYGEKRQVSLGGVFLIKQGAARFHVMPPFPPRDELPFTSQEALDGWLSYHTFSGPMVCLSILHSADPENIGVRLEHTHCFNERNKGGHYHYDVDAGGEEVVEYEGYFNVAKDFVQIDKPVAV, from the exons ATGGAGACCACACGATTAGAGCTGACTCCTCCACCTCTGCACGACATCGCCGCAGTTCTGCAATGTGCACTGCGCAAAAACTACACAACGGCCTCGTCGACAGTCATCAAATGCCCCGACCTGCGCCAACCACCGTTCAATCTAGCCTGCGAAGGCCTTTGCGGCTCAGAGGTAATCGCCGACATAGGTGGCCAGGCACACCTCTTCCCTCAGCCACGGCTAGACAAAAACTATTCCCTGATCGAGTGCGCGAAAGCCATGGGCATGACACCAGAGAAAGGATCGCTTATTGGGACCGGTGCTGGTCCGCACCAT GACGGATTTGATAACGTGAATAACTTGACGAGATCGGCTAGACTCAGTATTACCAACTCGACTGAAACCCAGGGCCGTGCTATATCCGCCGCTGAATCTGGGCCAGTGGTTTGCCCCTGCTCCAGCACCGCAGAGTTCTCGCTCATGATGAATGTGTACGGCTCACAGGGGCTACCGGGGGATGTCGTGAGGGTGACTGCGCGAGGGCGCAGGGGCTCGATAGCCAGCTTTTCGGAGTGCATCCGCCGTGCGCTCCGGGCGGGCTATGGTGAAAAGCGTCAAGTTTCCCTGGGAGGAGTATTTCTCATCAAACAAGGGGCCGCAAGATTCCATGTCATGCCACCTTTCCCGCCCCGTGATGAGTTACCGTTTACAAGCCAGGAAGCGCTGGATGGATGGTTGTCCTATCACACTTTCTCCGGGCCCATGGTCTGTCTGTCGATATTGCATTCTGCGGATCCGGAGAATATAGGGGTGAGATTGGAACACACTCACTGTTTTAATGAGAGAAACAAGGGTGGGCATTATCATtatgatgttgatgctggtggcgaggaggtggtggaatATGAGGGCTATTTCAATGTTGCAAAGGATTTTGTACAAATAGACAAGCCCGTAGCTGTTTGA
- a CDS encoding uncharacterized protein (COG:S;~EggNog:ENOG410PVH4;~InterPro:IPR029675;~PFAM:PF04666;~TransMembrane:4 (o13-33i230-246o252-272i284-305o);~go_component: GO:0000139 - Golgi membrane [Evidence IEA];~go_function: GO:0016757 - transferase activity, transferring glycosyl groups [Evidence IEA];~go_process: GO:0006506 - GPI anchor biosynthetic process [Evidence IEA]), with protein MTDLWKPLSPRRFPLRTTSILVSAYIFLSLLAIRHYQTTSHRDPTSVFFDPSRAYKKHYSSTRLSEAQSFLNTAGALPRAQPPSAQLPTLCIGIVTVRRRDEQYVGLTVASLLGGLSKAERDTLLLYLRIANTNPAEHPVYAEEWTETLPDRLLTYSRTDPDFEQLQQWEEGGWYRNKPIYDYTALLRECYDSGAEYVAMIEDDTLAVKGWFRALVNALEGVQEKARGEWVYLRLFYMESLLGWNGEEVPVYFFWSVVVWAVVTGVVVLARARFKICRRLPNTVVWLISCVFVPSAIMLFCVAGRQTVWPIPTGVSEMKKYGCCSQGLVFPRSIIPRFLDKTDLTTDWLVDMMVEQIADSQGWSRWVLVPPLLQHIGATSSKGYGFDDTASSIWNFRFEEYKL; from the coding sequence ATGACCGACCTCTGGAAGCCCCTTTCCCCTCGCAGATTCCCCCTGCGCACAACCAGTATCCTCGTCTCCGCCTacatcttcctctccctcctcgccatccgccACTACCAAACCACCAGCCACCGCGACCCGACAtccgtcttcttcgacccCAGCCGCGCCTACAAAAAGCACTACTCCTCCACCCGACTGTCCGAAGCCCAATCCTTCCTCAACACAGCCGGCGCCTTACCACGCGCCCAACCACCCAGTGCGCAGCTCCCTACCCTCTGTATCGGAATTGTAACAGTCCGTCGCCGAGATGAGCAGTATGTCGGATTAACCGTCGCATCGCTGCTAGGTGGTCTTTCCAAGGCAGAGAGGGATACTCTCCTCTTATACCTCCGCATCGCGAATACGAATCCTGCGGAACACCCCGTATACGCGGAGGAATGGACCGAGACGCTCCCGGATCGATTATTGACGTATTCGCGTACGGATCCTGATtttgagcagctgcagcagtgGGAAGAGGGTGGGTGGTATAGGAATAAACCTATCTATGACTATACGGCGTTGTTAAGGGAATGCTATGACTCCGGTGCGGAGTATGTTGCTATGATTGAGGACGATACGTTGGCTGTTAAGGGGTGGTTTCGTGCGCTGGTTAATGCTCTTGAGGGCGTTCAGGAGAAGGCCAGGGGAGAGTGGGTTTATCTACGGCTGTTTTATATGGAGAGTCTGCTGGGGTggaatggggaggaggtgCCGGTGTACTTCTTCTGGTCGGTTGTTGTGTGGGCGGTGGTTACGGGAGTTGTGGTTCTTGCAAGGGCACGGTTTAAGATATGTCGGAGATTGCCGAATACTGTTGTTTGGCTTATCTCGTGTGTGTTTGTACCATCGGCCATTATGCTCTTTTGCGTGGCTGGTCGGCAGACGGTGTGGCCTATTCCCACTGGTGTCagtgagatgaagaagtatgGATGCTGCTCACAAGGCCTGGTTTTTCCTCGGTCTATAATCCCACGGTTTCTTGACAAGACTGATCTGACCACTGACTGGCTCGTTGATATGATGGTGGAACAAATTGCTGACAGCCAGGGCTGGTCGAGGTGGGTTCTTGTTCCGCCGTTACTACAGCATATTGGGGCGACCAGCTCCAAGGGATATGGCTTTGATGATACGGCGAGTAGTATTTGGAACTTTAGGTTTGAAGAGTATAAGTTATAG
- a CDS encoding GNAT family N-acetyltransferase (COG:S;~EggNog:ENOG410PTEF;~InterPro:IPR000182,IPR016181;~PFAM:PF13508,PF00583,PF08445;~go_function: GO:0008080 - N-acetyltransferase activity [Evidence IEA]), giving the protein MPPQTRIADKIITVPKPLPHESLPILVTRYKVLRLTGLQSDPGSFTSTYNREVQFNHETWTARLLNPLSRVFVAVFPDIPDAQHTGVHDSSQEWDDVKRLVDIPWLGQLTLRGPVVAPPRSRQATRATWELFEDIDFGKAAEGAKSIPPGSRVVYTLVGAYVLPEGRGAGNGRRLVEAAITAVYGETTAKGVNATVVVLVTKHNLSAKRLYERVGFVSGSNTVDVEGEEKWELVMNVGS; this is encoded by the coding sequence ATGCCACCGCAAACCCGCATCGCAGACAAAATCATCACCGTCCCCAAACCCCTCCCTCACGAAagcctccccatcctcgtcacccGATACAAAGTCCTCCGACTAACCGGTCTACAATCCGACCCCGGCTCGTTCACATCCACATATAACCGCGAAGTCCAGTTCAACCACGAAACCTGGACTGCGCGACTACTGAACCCGCTATCCAGAGTCTTCGTCGCCGTATTCCCTGATATACCCGATGCACAACATACCGGGGTCCACGACTCCAGCCAGGAATGGGATGATGTGAAGCGGCTGGTTGATATCCCCTGGCTTGGACAACTCACACTTCGCGGTCCTGTTGTTGCGCCGCCTCGGAGTAGACAGGCGACCAGGGCGACTTGGGAGCTGTTTGAGGATATTGATTTCGGGAAGGCTGCTGAGGGGGCAAAGTCGATTCCGCCGGGGTCCAGGGTCGTTTATACCCTGGTAGGGGCGTATGTTCTCCCTGAGGGAAGAGGAGCTGGGAATGGCAGGAGGCTGGTTGAGGCTGCTATCACGGCTGTGTATGGGGAGACGACGGCGAAGGGGGTGAATGCGACAGTTGTTGTGCTGGTGACGAAACATAATCTCAGCGCGAAGAGATTGTATGAGCGTGTTGGGTTTGTTTCTGGTAGCAATactgttgatgttgaaggggaggagaagTGGGAGTTGGTTATGAACGTTGGAAGCTGA
- a CDS encoding uncharacterized protein (COG:I;~EggNog:ENOG410PKHM;~InterPro:IPR029154,IPR036291,IPR006115,IPR008927, IPR013328;~PFAM:PF03446,PF14833;~go_function: GO:0016491 - oxidoreductase activity [Evidence IEA];~go_function: GO:0050661 - NADP binding [Evidence IEA];~go_function: GO:0051287 - NAD binding [Evidence IEA];~go_process: GO:0055114 - oxidation-reduction process [Evidence IEA]), with the protein MSLPRVGICGLGAMGIGMARNLLKHGFKVSGYDIVPALVERSVQSGATAAASPKTAVENADILLVIVVNSTQVSSVLFGEDTGAIHGLKRDAAIIISSTVPGSYVREVRRRLDTEFARPDIRLLDCPVSGGASGAADGTLTVFACGTDGGMSFVDPVLQSFSSKIYRIKNRDGYFGDTGSGANGKVCHQVIPEIAIALVAEILALAVRAGLNTREVYDYIQASEAASWIMRNRAPHALEGDETVYSAMTNSQKDSSIIVRSAAEKSFPVPLVAMAEQVYQTAVYIGWPGMDDSALWRLFLRESPADAVYRQTEIHNGEQKPAFELQDIADIMNGVHLAATAESKGFTEAMGLNAEQMYEIVCGAAGWNVQFEQYGPRINKGPWYLREIPEANQIGLNLAKAVARASAIGAPLPISGAAVQVFRLQLDLSV; encoded by the exons ATGTCCCTCCCCCGCGTGGGTATCTGCGGCCTCGGCGCTATGGGCATCGGGATGGCAAGAAACCTTCTAAAGCACGGATTCAAAGTATCAGGTTACGACATCGTCCCAGCACTCGTTGAACGTTCTGTCCAGAGCGGCGCGACCGCGGCCGCAAGTCCCAAGACAGCCGTAGAGAACGCCGACATCCTACTAGTCATCGTCGTGAATTCTACCCAAGTCTCTTCTGTGCTTTTCGGGGAGGACACTGGGGCCATCCACGGCCTTAAAAGGGATGCTGCTATTATAATCTCGTCAACCGTTCCAGGCAGTTATGTTCGGGAGGTGCGTCGCCGGCTTGACACCGAGTTCGCACGACCAGATATCCGCCTGTTGGACTGCCCGGTCTCCGGGGGTGCGTCTGGTGCTGCGGATGGGACACTTACTGTCTTTGCGTGTGGTACTGACGGGGGAATGTCCTTTGTGGACCCAGTCCTGCAGTCCTTCAGCTCCAAGATATACCGGATCAAGAATAGGGACGGGTATTTTGGGGACACCGGGTCCGGCGCCAACGGCAAAGTGTGCCATCAGGTCATCCCTGAAATAGCCATTGCTCTCGTCGCGGAGATCCTAGCGCTTGCTGTTCGGGCAGGCCTGAATACGCGGGAAGTCTACGATTATATCCAGGCCAGTGAGGCCGCCAGTTGGATCATGAGGAACCGCGCTCCACACGCCCTGGAAGGCGACGAGACGGTTTACTCGGCTATGACCAACAGCCAGAAGGACTCGTCCATTATTGTCCGTTCTGCAGCGGAAAAGTCATTCCCTGTACCGCTTGTTGCGATGGCTGAGCAGGTGTATCAAACAGCAGTGTATATCGGCTGGCCGGGGATGGATGACTCTGCTCTTTGGAGGCTGTTTCTTCGTGAATCACCAGCCGATGCTGTGTACCGGCAGACGGAGATCCACAACGGCGAACAGAAGCCTGCTTTTGAGCTGCAAGATATTGCTGATATCATGAACGGAGTCCATCTGGCAGCCACTGCCGAGTCGAAGGGCTTCACAGAGGCAATGGGCCTGAATGCTGAACAGATGTACGAGATTGTATGTGGAGCTGCTGGGTGGAATGTGCAGTTTGAGCAGTATGGGCCCAGAATCAACAAGGGTCCCTGGTATCTGCGGGAAATCCCTGAGGCGAACCAAATTGGCCTCAACCTG GCCAAGGCAGTCGCAAGGGCTAGTGCTATCGGTGCACCCCTACCTATCTCAGGAGCAGCAGTTCAAGTATTTCGGTTGCAGCTAGACCTTTCAGTCTAG
- a CDS encoding dynamin family protein (COG:U;~EggNog:ENOG410PKHT;~InterPro:IPR022812,IPR027417,IPR001401,IPR000375, IPR030381,IPR020850;~PFAM:PF00350,PF01031,PF01926;~go_function: GO:0003924 - GTPase activity [Evidence IEA];~go_function: GO:0005525 - GTP binding [Evidence IEA]), with protein sequence MDFTKNPALRQLSGDHDKLLNALNDARSLGLHGLSDPPMLVVCGTRSSGKSSVLQAISRIPFPSAKDSSRCTQFATEVTLRRSNSPGTEASIVPGPSCTDPAERAKLRNSINADFSSRHTFGGVYAAAELRMGRFGPESSDDVTDHTLKLEVSGPDQPGLTLVDLPGLDFEPAEEDEESARLAKRLAKKYMASPRSIILLVVSAEAADDIDELLDMAHRFDGKGQRTLGIITRPDSLVPGSDGEASVLQLLRNEKMCLPLGWHVLKQCTEADDISYDTRDQKEKEFFGQGSWTSLLPDLLGAESLRRRLGGILFQYYERRLPPFVADMQKRISERQATLADLATPRSTIQSQRAYLLHIASGFERIANQAVDETYLDAYFDNLGKGMLRRVIRQLNELFADAMAIRGARRVIADDPAPFPLSQNPYLQSWTPQYITRLALETEACELVRHNYGSDSTGSSNRIVAGILFRNQAQPWEEVARMHLLNAWDAVKRFAFAALQHLTDDRTSVILARSVLEPALDKIKQDLIKKLTELILPTKRYVPLPMSKAVAADVEEARKTRLLHSLESTLIHENGDPDLFYMPTIKSAFFQMDAARHEFAAAEVVDHMQFYYDTAVPTFVDNVNNLAVENCLVNPLRGIFSAQVVNSMDDTRIQELAAEPPKVNEERDRLRNELDEFRAVIRALDVFRPLELSLEDLSMNTPEAPKSTESPISQKSQKTPTSSQDSTSKAGSDSHPSEVHLSRSDAPTPRPRKRVRPGTVASDDDELQYSGLNSSTASNGTTIGTYKVSEAFLAATATATATATHPDKTSELSAQLDEILRSKPAPARRTSILGKPPFTFTDSIYRNQRPEKRSRAELEQRDEVSSASASGIPVPVWSCARNFSSGVSESKWAPRR encoded by the exons ATGGATTTCACGAAGAATCCGGCCTTGCGCCAGTTATCCGGCGACCATGACAAACTCCTAAACGCCCTCAACGACGCCCGCTCCCTTGGGCTCCATGGCCTATCCGACCCTCCAATGCTGGTAGTCTGTGGCACAAGATCTAGTGGGAAAAGCTCTGTCCTGCAAGCCATCTCACGCATCCCATTCCCGTCCGCAAAGGACAGCAGCCGCTGCACTCAGTTCGCAACAGAGGTTACTCTCCGCCGAAGCAACTCGCCGGGTACCGAAGCTTCAATTGTGCCTGGTCCCTCGTGCACTGATCCAGCTGAACGAGCGAAACTGCGAAACTCCATCAACGCTGACTTTTCGTCGCGCCATACTTTCGGTGGTGTGTATGCGGCCGCGGAACTCCGGATGGGTCGCTTTGGCCCTGAAAGCTCTGACGACGTTACTGATCATACCCTGAAACTTGAGGTTTCTGGGCCGGACCAGCCTGGGCTGACTCTGGTTGACCTGCCTGGTTTGGACTTCGAGCCtgctgaagaggatgaagaatCTGCCCGACTCGCCAAAAGGCTGGCTAAGAAGTACATGGCCAGTCCTAGGAGTATTATTCTGCTAGTGGTCAGTGCAGAAGCGGCTGATGATATTGACGAGTTGCTTGACATGGCGCACCGGTTCGATGGCAAGGGCCAGCGGACTCTGGGAATTATTACTCGCCCTGATTCTCTTGTTCCTGGCTCTGACGGGGAAGCTTCagtcctccagctcctacGCAATGAGAAGATGTGTCTCCCACTGGGATGGCACGTTCTGAAGCAGTGTACAGAGGCAGACGACATCTCATACGATACTCGGGAccagaaggaaaaggagttTTTCGGACAGGGCAGCTGGACCAGCCTTCTCCCAGACCTCCTCGGGGCAGAGAGTCTGCGTCGGCGACTCGGCGGCATTCTCTTTCAATACTACGAGCGTCGCCTTCCTCCTTTCGTGGCTGATATGCAGAAACGCATATCTGAGAGACAAGCTACACTGGCAGACTTGGCTACTCCCCGTTCTACAATCCAATCGCAACGGGCATATCTCCTACATATTGCAAGCGGCTTTGAACGTATTGCAAACCAGGCCGTGGACGAGACCTATCTCGATGCCTACTTCGACAACCTAGGCAAGGGAATGCTGCGACGGGTAATCCGACAGCTCAATGAATTATTCGCAGACGCAATGGCCATCAGAGGAGCGAGACGCGTCATTGCAGATGATCCAGCGCCATTCCCCCTTTCCCAAAACCCGTACCTGCAGAGCTGGACGCCTCAATATATAACCCGCCTTGCTCTAGAAACGGAGGCTTGTGAGCTTGTGCGTCACAACTATGGCTCGGACTCAACAGGAAGCTCCAATCGAATCGTTGCTGGTATACTGTTTCGCAATCAGGCGCAGccttgggaggaggttgcCAGGATGCACCTCTTAAACGCCTGGGACGCGGTCAAACGCTTTGCATTCGCTGCCCTCCAACACTTAACGGACGACCGCACCTCTGTCATCCTCGCGAGGTCCGTCCTCGAGCCGGCACTCGACAAGATCAAGCAGGATCTGATCAAGAAGCTGACCGAACTAATCCTGCCGACAAAAAGATACGTCCCCTTGCCAATGAGCAAGGCCGTAGCAGCTGACGTCGAAGAGGCGCGAAAGACCCGTCTACTACACTCCCTCGAGTCGACGCTGATACACGAGAACGGGGATCCTGACCTCTTCTATATGCCAACCATCAAGTCGGCGTTTTTCCAGATGGACGCTGCACGACACGAGTTTGCAGCGGCCGAAGTCGTCGATCATATGCAGTTCTACTACGACACTGCCGTTCCTACCTTCGTCGATAACGTGAACAATCTCGCGGTTGAGAACTGCCTGGTAAACCCCCTTCGAGGCATCTTCAGTGCCCAGGTCGTGAACAGCATGGACGACACCCGGATCCAGGAACTCGCTGCAGAGCCACCGAAGGTCAATGAGGAGCGGGATCGTCTCCGCAATGAACTGGACGAGTTCCGGGCTGTCATCCGGGCTTTGGATGTGTTTCGTCCATTGGAGTTGTCTCTAGAAGACCTCTCTATGAACACGCCTGAGGCTCCAAAGTCGACGGAAAGTCCTATCTCGCAGAAATCGCAGAAAACACCTACGTCTTCTCAGGATAGTACATCGAAGGCTGGTTCTGACAGCCACCCTTCAGAAG TGCATCTGAGCCGATCCGACGCCCCAACGCCCAGGCCACGAAAGCGAGTTCGACCTGGCACGGTGGCATcagacgatgatgagctccAGTACTCCGggctcaacagcagcaccgcCTCAAACGGGACAACAATCGGAACCTACAAAGTCTCAGAAGCATTCCTGGCCGCTACCGCTACCGCTACTGCAACTGCTACTCATCCAGACAAGACATCAGAACTCAGCGCGCAGTTGGACGAAATCCTGCGCAGCAAACCGGCACCCGCACGCCGTACCTCGATCTTGGGAAAACCTCCTTTTACATTCACCGACAGCATATATCGCAATCAACGCCCTGAGAAGCGCTCTCGAGCTGAGCTAGAACAGCGTGACGAGGTgagcagcgccagcgccagcggcATACCCGTGCCCGTCTGGTCTTGTGCCCGGAATTTTAGCAGTGGCGTGTCGGAGTCTAAATGGGCACCCCGACGGTGA